From a single Pasteurella atlantica genomic region:
- the nrdD gene encoding anaerobic ribonucleoside-triphosphate reductase: MGKFLVTKRDGSLTEFDITRIITAIKNATRSVGIDDEHYCLSISQQISSKIINDYQQGIDINSIQSIVEDHLMQSCYPQVARTYIEYRHDRDIAREKCSFLMKEIEGLIDQTNIAVLNENANKDAKIIPTQRDLLAGIVAKHYAQRYILPRDVVNAHNSGEIHYHDLDYSPFFPMFNCMLVDLKGMLENGFKMGNSEIDTPRSIGTATAITAQIIAQVASHIYGGTTINRIDEVLAPYVEKSYQKLLKIAQEWQIPNPQGYADSLIEKECFDAFQSLEYEINTLHTANGQTPFVTLGFGLGTSWQARLIQKSILKNRIRGLGTNHKTPIFPKLVFTLKRGLNLENGDPNYDIKKLALECASKRMYPDILNYDKLIEITGSFKAPMGCRSFLNEYTENGEQIHDGRNNLGVVSINLPRIALESKRNETTFFELLDKRLNIAKKALMTRIARLENTKARVAPILYMEGACGVRLKAEDNVAQLFKNGRASISLGYIGIFETINALYGDTHIYDDERLRQKGLKIVEYLSNATKQWKEETGYAFSLYSTPSENLCDRFCRLDVKQFGIIKGVTDKGYYTNSYHLDVEKKVNPYDKLDFEMPYPALASGGFICYGEYPNIQHNLKALEDVWDYSYDRVPYYGTNTPIDECYECGFSGEFECTSKGFTCPKCGNHDSNKVSVTRRVCGYLGSPDARPFNAGKQEEVKRRVKHL, translated from the coding sequence ATGGGTAAATTTTTAGTTACAAAACGAGATGGCTCTCTGACAGAATTTGATATCACACGTATTATTACAGCAATAAAAAATGCAACCAGATCTGTGGGTATTGATGATGAACATTATTGTTTAAGCATTAGCCAGCAAATTAGCAGTAAAATTATCAATGATTATCAGCAAGGGATTGATATCAATAGTATTCAAAGTATTGTTGAAGATCATCTAATGCAAAGTTGTTATCCTCAGGTTGCTCGTACCTATATTGAATATCGTCACGATAGAGATATCGCTCGTGAAAAATGCTCCTTTTTAATGAAAGAAATTGAAGGGCTAATCGATCAAACCAACATTGCAGTACTCAATGAAAATGCCAACAAAGATGCAAAAATTATTCCAACCCAACGTGATTTATTAGCGGGTATCGTGGCTAAGCATTATGCACAACGTTATATTTTGCCTCGTGATGTGGTCAATGCTCACAATAGTGGCGAAATTCACTACCACGATTTAGATTACTCGCCATTTTTCCCAATGTTCAACTGTATGCTGGTTGATCTAAAAGGAATGCTAGAAAATGGCTTTAAAATGGGTAATTCTGAAATTGATACGCCTCGTTCAATCGGGACGGCAACGGCGATTACCGCCCAAATCATTGCCCAAGTAGCGAGCCACATTTACGGTGGAACAACCATCAATCGTATTGATGAAGTGCTTGCCCCTTATGTGGAAAAAAGCTATCAGAAACTCTTGAAAATTGCCCAAGAATGGCAAATTCCTAATCCACAAGGCTATGCTGATAGCCTGATTGAAAAAGAGTGTTTTGACGCATTTCAGTCCCTTGAATATGAAATCAATACACTACACACCGCAAATGGTCAGACGCCTTTTGTCACTTTAGGTTTTGGGTTAGGAACAAGCTGGCAAGCTCGTTTAATTCAAAAATCTATTTTGAAAAATCGTATTCGTGGCTTAGGTACAAATCATAAAACACCGATTTTTCCTAAATTAGTTTTTACCTTAAAACGTGGTTTAAACCTTGAAAATGGCGATCCAAATTATGATATCAAAAAACTCGCCTTAGAATGTGCCTCTAAACGAATGTACCCTGATATTCTCAATTATGACAAACTCATTGAAATCACCGGTTCATTTAAAGCCCCAATGGGGTGTCGCAGTTTCTTAAATGAATATACGGAAAATGGCGAGCAAATTCACGATGGACGCAATAATTTAGGTGTGGTTAGCATTAACTTACCTCGTATTGCGTTAGAGTCTAAACGGAATGAAACTACGTTTTTTGAGCTACTTGATAAGCGATTAAATATTGCCAAAAAAGCACTAATGACTCGCATTGCTCGTCTTGAAAATACCAAAGCGCGTGTTGCCCCAATTTTATATATGGAAGGGGCGTGTGGCGTACGTTTGAAAGCGGAAGATAACGTCGCCCAATTATTTAAAAATGGCAGAGCATCCATTTCTTTGGGCTATATCGGCATTTTTGAGACCATCAACGCATTGTATGGCGATACCCATATTTATGACGATGAAAGATTACGTCAAAAAGGCTTAAAAATCGTGGAATATTTAAGTAATGCGACCAAACAGTGGAAAGAAGAAACGGGCTATGCATTTAGTTTATATTCCACACCAAGTGAAAATTTATGTGACCGCTTCTGTCGTTTAGACGTAAAACAATTTGGCATTATTAAAGGCGTAACGGACAAAGGCTACTATACCAACAGCTATCATTTAGATGTTGAGAAAAAAGTCAATCCATACGATAAATTAGATTTTGAAATGCCTTATCCTGCTCTCGCAAGTGGTGGTTTTATTTGTTATGGCGAATACCCAAATATTCAGCATAATCTAAAAGCATTAGAAGATGTGTGGGATTACAGCTACGACCGAGTGCCTTACTACGGCACGAATACGCCAATCGATGAATGTTATGAATGTGGATTTAGTGGCGAATTTGAGTGTACCAGCAAAGGTTTTACTTGTCCTAAATGTGGTAACCACGATAGTAATAAAGTTTCGGTCACTCGCCGAGTTTGTGGTTATTTGGGTAGCCCTGATGCACGCCCATTTAATGCAGGAAAGCAAGAAGAAGTTAAACGTCGAGTGAAACATTTGTAA